TTCTTACTACACCCGACTGCATTATATTATAGCATATCCTTATTTTACCGTCAACCATCACTTTTACATGAACAGCGAGCATACGGAGTTATTCCGCTGTTTAATCTGCATACTCTCAGCTGTAGCCTTTTAATTCAAGGCCAATTCATAACTCTCAAGCCCAATCGCTACGAAGCCCAGCCTATCTAAAAGCCTCACAGAGGGGAGATTCTCTTTTGCCGTGCCGCTCACAAGCTTTTTCAGTTTTAATTCCTCCGCAGCATACTTAATCATCCTTTGAGCCGCTTCTGTCGCATAGCCTTTTTTATGCCACTCTGTGTGCAAACAGTAACCAAGATTGCGTGAAACTTCATCCACACGGTTTAGACTGATGAAACCGATCACTCTTGACTCTGCCTTCAATTCCAGCGCCCAAAACTCATCTGTACTGGTAAAATAGCGCAAAACTTCACGCAGACCATCATCATCTGTGGGAAATGCATGATCGTATACGGCGTATGGCGAGGCCATCTTGTTCCTTATGAGCTCACAGAAAGCCTCTATGTCCTCTTCTACAAATTTTCGTATGTATAACCTATCCGTTTCCATATCCATTCCTCCAAGCCGAGAATCACGGTTCCTCAGTTTCCCTTCTTTTTCCTAATTGATCAAGCGTATGTAATAAATCACGAACTCCCTGAATATAATTTTTCCGAAAATCGATATACTTTTTATATTTCAAAAATCGTGGAATTGCACAATCCTCAATAAGTAAGGGAATCACCCTTGTTTGCCTATCTTTATTCTC
This genomic interval from Lachnospiraceae bacterium contains the following:
- a CDS encoding GNAT family N-acetyltransferase codes for the protein METDRLYIRKFVEEDIEAFCELIRNKMASPYAVYDHAFPTDDDGLREVLRYFTSTDEFWALELKAESRVIGFISLNRVDEVSRNLGYCLHTEWHKKGYATEAAQRMIKYAAEELKLKKLVSGTAKENLPSVRLLDRLGFVAIGLESYELALN
- a CDS encoding toll/interleukin-1 receptor domain-containing protein, with the protein product MVGGQSIPAEIEKGIDTSDFLLILLSNHSVDSNWVRAEWESAIWDENKDRQTRVIPLLIEDCAIPRFLKYKKYIDFRKNYIQGVRDLLHTLDQLGKRRETEEP